One part of the Prosthecobacter vanneervenii genome encodes these proteins:
- a CDS encoding leucine-rich repeat domain-containing protein — protein MKPTLSLISLFVIASGVSALAMDPHAEAVAKIVEGAKGKVEKTEDGQSLKLVDLAVPNTGPHDHRKEDPYDAAFFEHLGHISTLESLNIISTKFNDEWMPNIAKLTNLKVLRFTNNGSLTDAGMVQLAGLKNLESFSFVGTKITGRAYAKFEGFTKLVKVSHRGSSIDDEGLKELCEHLPNLESISLAHAKFTDAGAPNLAKLTKLKGLELGAHATPAALKNITALPLDYLQLGEGFDKSESLPIVKEIKTLKRLTLTNCKTTTDEDLKVLATMTQLESLELGSPAMPAERLPLLQGFTFLKELKIIDRQKGYPEETQAKIKALLPKVDVKFK, from the coding sequence ATGAAACCAACCCTGTCGTTGATCAGCCTATTTGTTATCGCCTCCGGCGTTTCCGCCCTTGCGATGGATCCGCATGCCGAAGCCGTTGCCAAAATTGTGGAAGGGGCCAAGGGCAAGGTCGAGAAGACCGAGGACGGGCAGAGCCTGAAGCTGGTGGATCTGGCTGTGCCGAATACCGGGCCGCATGATCATCGCAAGGAAGACCCGTATGACGCGGCTTTCTTTGAGCATCTGGGGCACATCAGCACGCTGGAGTCGCTGAACATCATCTCCACCAAGTTTAATGATGAGTGGATGCCGAACATCGCGAAGCTGACCAACCTCAAAGTGCTGCGCTTTACCAACAATGGATCGCTGACGGATGCGGGGATGGTGCAGCTGGCGGGGTTGAAGAATCTTGAATCGTTCTCGTTTGTGGGCACCAAGATCACCGGGCGTGCCTATGCGAAGTTTGAGGGTTTTACCAAGCTGGTGAAGGTGAGCCACCGTGGCAGCAGCATTGATGACGAGGGGCTGAAGGAACTGTGCGAGCATCTGCCGAACCTGGAAAGCATCAGCCTGGCGCACGCAAAGTTCACGGACGCAGGCGCTCCAAATCTGGCCAAGCTGACGAAGCTCAAGGGGCTGGAACTGGGGGCGCATGCCACTCCGGCGGCGCTGAAAAACATCACGGCCCTGCCGCTTGATTACCTGCAGCTGGGCGAAGGGTTCGATAAATCGGAGTCGCTGCCCATCGTGAAGGAGATCAAGACGCTGAAGCGACTGACGCTTACCAACTGCAAGACCACCACGGATGAGGATCTAAAGGTGCTGGCGACGATGACACAGCTCGAATCACTGGAGCTCGGCAGTCCGGCTATGCCCGCTGAGCGCCTGCCGCTGCTGCAAGGGTTTACGTTCCTCAAGGAGCTCAAAATCATTGACCGCCAGAAGGGCTATCCGGAAGAGACGCAGGCCAAGATCAAGGCGCTGCTGCCTAAGGTGGATGTGAAATTTAAGTGA
- a CDS encoding DUF1552 domain-containing protein — protein MSNIQTQRWLLNRRHFLRGIGTTMALPLLDAMVPMRASAAATAKPRRSVFVYIPNGVNGMTWQCTKAGRGYELSPSLKPLAKHQEDFTVFSGLHHPNGLGQAHVCADTWLTGAKIDAQGGRKYENTISCDQMMAEVVGQQTRFNSLELSISTGTGQPFNSNTLAFSRDGVPLPADDNPKIIFNRLFGEEPGGIGAQRARLTKRRSVLDSVLDDAKSLRLSLGTDDRTKLDEYMHAVRDVEKRTERLDAWLDIPKPVVEKNLAAPFQRDVPKAQAGEYWRTMFDLIVLALRTDMTRVVTYMNGSEGNGLAIPEIQITQARHNLSHHNGDPVVLDRLAKSDAFIMQQFAHFLDELREVKDGDEPLLDRTMVLFGSGMSYGHSHCNSNLPILLAGGKGLGLKHGQHIDYNRPHLKEDYTLSYDEWRSLCGKPKDGKARLSNVLVTMLQKMEVNAETFVDSLGPVSEIV, from the coding sequence ATGAGCAACATCCAAACCCAACGCTGGCTACTTAACCGCCGTCATTTTCTGCGTGGCATCGGCACCACGATGGCACTGCCTTTGCTGGATGCGATGGTGCCGATGCGTGCGAGTGCTGCGGCCACGGCGAAGCCGAGGCGCAGTGTGTTTGTGTACATTCCAAACGGGGTGAACGGCATGACGTGGCAGTGCACGAAGGCGGGGCGGGGCTATGAACTTTCGCCTTCGCTGAAGCCGCTGGCGAAACATCAGGAGGATTTTACGGTGTTCAGCGGTCTGCATCATCCGAACGGGCTGGGGCAGGCACATGTGTGCGCGGATACGTGGCTGACGGGGGCGAAGATCGATGCGCAGGGTGGGCGCAAGTATGAGAACACGATCTCCTGCGACCAAATGATGGCGGAGGTGGTGGGGCAGCAGACGCGATTCAACTCGCTAGAGCTTTCCATCTCCACGGGCACGGGGCAGCCGTTTAACTCTAACACGCTGGCCTTCTCCCGCGATGGCGTGCCGCTGCCCGCGGATGACAATCCGAAAATCATTTTCAACCGCCTGTTTGGCGAAGAGCCGGGCGGAATTGGGGCGCAGCGTGCGCGGCTGACCAAGCGGCGGAGTGTGCTGGATTCGGTGCTGGATGATGCGAAGTCGTTGCGGCTGTCCCTGGGGACGGATGACCGCACCAAGCTGGATGAATACATGCACGCCGTGCGTGATGTGGAGAAGCGCACGGAGCGTCTGGATGCCTGGCTGGACATTCCCAAGCCGGTGGTGGAGAAGAATCTGGCTGCGCCATTCCAGCGTGATGTGCCCAAGGCGCAGGCTGGAGAGTACTGGCGCACGATGTTTGACCTAATCGTGCTGGCGCTGCGCACGGACATGACGCGCGTGGTGACCTACATGAACGGCAGCGAGGGCAACGGGCTGGCGATTCCGGAGATCCAGATCACACAGGCGCGGCACAACCTCTCTCATCATAATGGCGATCCGGTGGTGCTGGACCGTCTGGCGAAGAGTGATGCCTTCATCATGCAGCAGTTTGCGCATTTCCTGGATGAGCTGCGCGAGGTCAAGGACGGCGACGAACCTCTGCTGGACCGCACGATGGTGCTGTTTGGCAGCGGCATGAGCTACGGCCACAGCCACTGCAACAGCAACCTGCCGATCCTGCTGGCGGGGGGCAAGGGGTTGGGCCTGAAGCATGGGCAGCACATCGACTACAACCGTCCGCACCTGAAAGAGGACTACACGCTGAGCTACGACGAATGGCGCAGCCTGTGCGGCAAGCCCAAGGACGGCAAGGCCCGCCTGAGCAATGTGCTGGTAACGATGCTGCAGAAGATGGAGGTGAATGCAGAGACCTTCGTGGACAGCCTGGGGCCTGTCAGTGAGATCGTGTGA
- a CDS encoding DUF1592 domain-containing protein: MTVLLTTHAAVGAESRELNGLVRPFFEQHCNRCHDAKKQKGDLRVDNLIVDLQSPKIMGHWEEIMSRINSGDMPPEDEARPKPEEISKVADWILLQLREAETVRQSSAGERVAFRKLTRDEYANTIRDLLGVNFDVKAPSGLPEDPDWKGFERIGSVLTLSPAHVEKYLSAADAILDEALSIRPEPKREVIRWEAFDMRWKGFKEEYEARGIADKVRIEIVPRNYTTDSWNIEIKNTGDYILRLKLSGLRPEGGRAPRLKVYMSSINTTLIEQDVDAPEDKPITVEARVHLVAGKYPVRIINSVPGPNPEGRRSRHSGTPNAFTNTRSRVPWQLKLTDDDFKPIQPTLIIDTVEWDGPIVDSWPTQAHQKIFVSKDAREILTKFATRAWRRPVQAKEIERLMQPVQKSLELGDSFEVAVKNGLIAVLCAKSFLYLEEGDAAKAAPKLSDYELASRLSYFLWSSMPDERLLELAKQGKLHEAKMLGAEVKRMLADAKARAFAESFPRQWLQLRKVGMFPPDKELYPDYDENLEQSMVGETLGFFDEVLKRNGSLRDFLDSDWTMMNERLAMHYGIEGVRGDQMQRIALKPEHHRGGLLTQASVLSLTSDGTRHRPVHRGVWMLESIIGRPPPPPPANVPALTTPDAKAKKTTVREKLELHRSDPNCTACHNKIDPLGIAFDNYDAIGRWRTVETIKDGVGDNPKLDPSGMLPDGRTFADSVALKHLLLDDLDKFAAAVTDKLATYALRRGMTFSDRDELKRIVQESKAGDYKLASLIESLVTSPLFLKR, encoded by the coding sequence ATGACAGTCCTCCTGACCACCCACGCCGCCGTGGGGGCCGAATCGCGTGAACTGAACGGCCTGGTGCGGCCTTTCTTTGAGCAGCACTGCAACCGCTGCCATGATGCCAAAAAGCAGAAAGGGGACTTGCGGGTGGACAATCTCATCGTGGATCTGCAGTCGCCAAAGATCATGGGGCACTGGGAGGAGATCATGAGCCGCATCAACTCCGGTGACATGCCGCCGGAGGATGAGGCGAGACCGAAGCCGGAGGAGATTTCCAAGGTGGCAGACTGGATCCTGCTGCAGCTGCGTGAAGCGGAAACGGTGCGCCAGTCCTCGGCGGGTGAGCGGGTGGCCTTTCGCAAGCTGACGCGTGATGAGTATGCCAACACGATCCGCGATCTGCTGGGAGTGAACTTTGATGTGAAAGCGCCGAGCGGGCTACCGGAAGATCCGGACTGGAAGGGCTTTGAGCGCATTGGCTCGGTGCTGACGCTTTCGCCGGCGCATGTGGAGAAGTATTTGAGCGCAGCGGATGCGATTCTGGATGAGGCGCTGTCGATCAGGCCAGAGCCCAAGCGTGAGGTGATCCGCTGGGAGGCCTTTGACATGCGGTGGAAGGGCTTCAAGGAGGAATATGAGGCGCGTGGCATCGCGGACAAGGTGCGCATCGAGATCGTGCCGAGGAACTACACGACGGACAGCTGGAACATCGAGATCAAGAACACGGGAGACTACATCCTGCGGCTGAAGCTGAGCGGGCTGCGGCCGGAGGGCGGACGTGCGCCGCGCCTGAAGGTGTATATGTCGAGCATCAACACCACGCTGATCGAGCAGGATGTGGATGCGCCGGAGGACAAGCCCATCACGGTGGAGGCACGTGTGCATCTGGTGGCGGGCAAGTATCCGGTGCGGATCATCAACTCGGTGCCGGGGCCGAATCCGGAAGGACGGCGCTCGCGCCACAGCGGTACGCCGAACGCTTTTACCAACACGAGGAGCCGCGTGCCGTGGCAGCTGAAGCTGACGGATGATGACTTCAAGCCGATCCAGCCAACGCTGATCATTGACACCGTGGAGTGGGACGGGCCAATCGTGGATTCGTGGCCGACGCAGGCGCATCAGAAGATTTTTGTGAGCAAGGATGCGCGCGAGATTTTGACGAAGTTTGCCACACGCGCGTGGAGGCGGCCGGTGCAGGCGAAGGAGATCGAGCGGCTGATGCAGCCGGTGCAGAAGTCGCTGGAGCTGGGAGACTCCTTTGAGGTGGCGGTGAAGAACGGCCTGATCGCTGTGCTTTGCGCGAAAAGCTTTCTGTATCTGGAAGAAGGGGATGCTGCGAAGGCAGCGCCCAAGCTGAGCGACTATGAACTGGCCTCCAGGCTGTCTTATTTCCTTTGGAGCAGCATGCCGGACGAGCGGCTGCTGGAGCTGGCGAAGCAAGGCAAGCTGCACGAGGCTAAGATGCTGGGAGCTGAGGTGAAGCGCATGCTGGCTGATGCCAAGGCGAGGGCGTTTGCGGAGAGCTTTCCCCGCCAATGGCTGCAACTGCGCAAGGTGGGGATGTTTCCGCCAGACAAGGAGTTGTACCCTGACTATGACGAGAACCTGGAGCAGAGCATGGTGGGAGAGACGCTGGGCTTTTTTGATGAAGTGCTGAAGCGCAACGGCAGCCTGCGCGACTTCCTGGATTCTGACTGGACGATGATGAACGAGCGGCTGGCGATGCACTATGGCATCGAGGGTGTGCGCGGGGATCAGATGCAGCGCATCGCGCTGAAGCCGGAGCATCACCGTGGCGGGTTGCTGACGCAGGCCTCGGTGCTGAGTCTGACTTCCGATGGTACGCGGCACCGTCCGGTGCATCGCGGGGTTTGGATGCTTGAGTCGATCATCGGCAGGCCACCACCGCCGCCGCCCGCCAATGTGCCTGCGCTGACCACGCCTGATGCGAAGGCGAAGAAGACGACGGTGCGCGAGAAGCTGGAGCTGCACCGCTCCGACCCAAACTGCACCGCGTGCCACAACAAGATCGACCCGCTGGGCATCGCCTTTGATAATTACGACGCCATCGGTCGCTGGCGCACGGTGGAGACGATCAAGGATGGTGTGGGAGACAACCCCAAGCTGGACCCGAGCGGGATGCTGCCCGACGGGCGCACGTTTGCCGACTCGGTGGCGCTGAAGCATCTGCTGCTGGATGACCTGGACAAATTTGCCGCCGCTGTGACCGACAAGCTGGCCACCTACGCGCTGCGCCGGGGCATGACCTTCTCGGACCGCGATGAGCTGAAGCGCATCGTGCAGGAATCGAAAGCGGGCGATTACAAGCTCGCATCGCTGATTGAATCACTCGTCACAAGTCCGCTGTTTTTGAAACGTTAA
- a CDS encoding ATP-binding protein translates to MHALAAEQRALQEKLASMPPAPEVQLTQRLGWHSDYSSSPDTAEWVELNLGQAQKIDSVVLIPPPPNGASVGQGYGFPRRFYVELLEEGEDNERTIIADHTGADFPNPGLLPVVISAGGRMAQKVRITATRLYTTGARSFFALGEVMLLQDGQNLGARLEVLGPAVVRASSSQGTRPDWGRINLVDGHTVLGPPLGTRPSPTLGFRSIPTSEGRPYANPWIEVDLGTVQPIDEIRFFPAHPPQFAHSHGYGFPVRYQIELREDENDEPRILPSPQSGSYDALPGDNVVTIVGAHRARFVRLQVLAPHVSNGAVVLAMAEMQVWSSGKNIALGCDVTSPDSTERDGWSRKALVDGYASSADIAEWPGWLAALSQRRELQHQLGLIEQKSLSIQQHWQRIALAVFVGLIVAGAIILFLWLRHQRLARRQEIERLRTRIAQDLHDEIGSSLGSIALIAQDLLSTSPEAPHTRSDLAEIKDIADETVDAMRDITRLMQSQRYGSDDLTVLMRETADRMLRSHRHTIHIDAQAETRRLPIDRQRDLMLMFKEALHNITRHAAATEVQISLTQSQNNLVLTIQDNGHGFDTSTATAGMGLSNMKRRASKHGGSTHIQSSPQGTTLTLTLPLDA, encoded by the coding sequence ATGCACGCCCTAGCCGCAGAGCAGCGCGCCTTGCAGGAAAAGCTCGCGTCCATGCCCCCCGCACCCGAGGTGCAGCTCACCCAGCGCCTCGGCTGGCATAGCGACTACTCATCTTCGCCCGACACCGCCGAGTGGGTGGAGCTCAATCTCGGTCAGGCCCAGAAAATCGACTCCGTCGTCCTCATCCCCCCGCCACCCAATGGCGCATCCGTGGGCCAAGGCTACGGCTTCCCCCGGCGCTTTTACGTCGAGCTGCTCGAAGAGGGAGAGGACAATGAGCGCACCATCATCGCCGACCACACCGGCGCCGATTTCCCCAATCCTGGCCTCCTTCCCGTGGTCATCTCCGCCGGCGGCCGCATGGCTCAAAAGGTGCGCATCACCGCCACCCGCCTCTACACCACCGGGGCTCGCAGCTTCTTCGCTCTCGGAGAGGTCATGCTCCTGCAGGATGGTCAGAACCTTGGCGCACGGCTGGAGGTGCTCGGCCCCGCAGTTGTTCGCGCCAGCAGCAGCCAGGGCACTCGCCCCGACTGGGGCCGTATCAATCTCGTCGATGGCCACACCGTCCTCGGCCCTCCTCTCGGCACACGCCCCAGTCCCACACTCGGCTTCCGTAGCATTCCCACCAGCGAAGGCCGCCCATATGCCAATCCTTGGATCGAGGTCGATCTCGGCACCGTCCAGCCCATCGATGAGATTCGCTTCTTCCCCGCGCACCCGCCGCAGTTTGCCCACAGCCACGGCTACGGTTTTCCTGTCCGCTACCAGATCGAGCTGCGCGAAGACGAAAATGACGAGCCCCGCATTCTTCCCTCGCCTCAGTCAGGCAGTTATGATGCCCTGCCCGGAGACAACGTCGTCACCATCGTCGGTGCCCACCGCGCACGCTTCGTTCGCCTCCAGGTCCTTGCGCCTCATGTCAGCAATGGCGCCGTCGTCCTCGCCATGGCGGAGATGCAGGTTTGGTCCTCAGGTAAAAACATTGCCCTTGGCTGCGATGTCACTTCCCCAGACTCCACCGAGCGTGACGGCTGGTCCCGCAAAGCCCTCGTGGACGGCTACGCCAGCAGCGCAGACATCGCCGAGTGGCCCGGCTGGCTTGCAGCTTTGTCTCAGCGCCGCGAGCTTCAGCATCAGCTCGGCTTGATCGAGCAAAAAAGCCTGTCCATCCAGCAGCACTGGCAGCGCATCGCATTGGCGGTCTTCGTCGGGCTCATCGTGGCTGGCGCCATCATTCTCTTTCTCTGGCTTCGTCATCAGCGGCTCGCCAGGCGTCAGGAGATCGAGCGCCTGCGCACACGCATCGCCCAGGATCTTCACGACGAGATCGGCAGCAGCCTCGGCAGCATCGCCCTCATCGCCCAGGACCTTCTCTCCACCTCTCCGGAGGCTCCCCACACACGCTCAGACCTCGCCGAGATCAAAGACATCGCCGACGAAACCGTGGACGCCATGCGCGACATCACGCGCCTCATGCAGAGCCAGCGTTACGGCAGCGATGACCTGACCGTCCTGATGCGCGAAACCGCCGACCGCATGCTGCGCAGCCACAGGCACACCATCCACATTGACGCCCAAGCGGAGACACGCCGCCTCCCCATCGATCGCCAGCGCGATCTCATGCTGATGTTCAAAGAGGCCCTGCACAACATCACCCGCCACGCCGCCGCCACCGAGGTCCAGATCTCTCTCACCCAGTCTCAAAACAACCTCGTCCTCACCATCCAGGACAACGGCCACGGCTTCGACACCTCCACCGCCACAGCAGGCATGGGCCTCTCCAACATGAAACGCCGCGCCTCCAAGCACGGCGGCTCCACCCACATCCAATCCTCCCCCCAAGGCACCACTCTGACGCTGACCCTGCCGCTGGATGCGTGA
- a CDS encoding response regulator transcription factor — MPAPIHIWLIEDHKTYGERLMRALNRLDGMQCTQRFTACEDAFAALTTEAQKPDVFLLDVELPGVSGIEGIARLRELAPQASVIILTVFEDDDKIFRAICAGASGYLLKTAGTEDIAAAIRSAASGGSPINPRIARRVLEMFSKANAPQKDYGLTPRELDILKLLVDGSTIKDAAAQLGIGYYTADEYIRSVYVKLQVRSRGSAIAKAVKEGLV, encoded by the coding sequence ATGCCCGCCCCCATCCACATCTGGCTCATCGAAGACCACAAAACCTACGGCGAACGCCTCATGCGTGCCCTCAACCGCCTCGATGGCATGCAGTGCACCCAGCGTTTCACCGCATGCGAAGATGCCTTCGCCGCACTCACCACCGAGGCACAAAAACCCGATGTCTTCCTACTCGACGTGGAGCTGCCCGGCGTCAGCGGCATCGAGGGCATCGCCCGCCTGCGCGAGCTCGCACCCCAGGCCTCCGTCATCATCCTCACCGTCTTTGAGGACGACGACAAAATCTTCCGCGCCATCTGCGCCGGTGCCTCCGGTTACCTGCTCAAGACTGCTGGCACGGAGGACATCGCAGCCGCCATCCGCAGCGCAGCCAGCGGCGGCTCCCCCATCAATCCCCGCATCGCCCGCCGTGTGCTGGAAATGTTCTCCAAGGCCAACGCGCCGCAGAAAGACTACGGCCTCACTCCACGCGAGCTCGACATCCTCAAGCTCCTCGTGGACGGCAGCACCATCAAAGACGCCGCCGCCCAGCTCGGCATCGGCTACTACACCGCAGATGAGTATATCCGCAGCGTTTACGTCAAGCTCCAGGTCCGCAGCCGCGGCAGCGCCATCGCCAAAGCCGTGAAGGAGGGTCTGGTGTAG
- a CDS encoding GDSL-type esterase/lipase family protein → MNYRHFTLLFLLLSCSCALALQPADPARFEKDIRAFEAADAAKAPPKAPVLFVGASNIRRWQSLPERFKKTPVLNRGFGGSQLRDVVHFVDRCVIKYHPRQIYLNAGGNDLHAGRTPEEVLASFEAFVNKVHEGLPGTPVAFISIPPSPARWDEVEQVKKANALIAEACAKQGVDFIEIFSLMLGADGKPRPELYVEDKLHFSEAGYDVVTSAIRWQKEILAFGKQDKQKAPPENPIVFTGSSSIRKWVTLESDFPELPVMNRGFGGSEVFDSFNYAHLTVIKYKPRLVVMYAGGNDIAGGKTPQRVFADFKAFVAKVHAALPECRITYISNAPNPSRWKMMAQMREASALIKEFTKTDKRLQFINVYPHMLGADGLPKPDIFVSDKLHMNAKGYAIWKEVVGPYLK, encoded by the coding sequence ATGAATTATCGACATTTCACCCTGCTTTTTCTGCTCCTGAGTTGTTCCTGTGCCCTGGCCCTGCAACCGGCAGATCCGGCGCGCTTTGAAAAAGACATCCGTGCCTTTGAGGCTGCGGATGCCGCCAAGGCACCGCCGAAGGCCCCGGTGCTGTTTGTCGGCGCCTCCAATATTCGGCGCTGGCAGTCGCTGCCGGAGAGATTCAAAAAGACGCCAGTGCTCAACCGGGGCTTTGGCGGGTCTCAGCTGAGAGATGTGGTGCATTTTGTGGACCGCTGCGTGATCAAGTATCATCCACGCCAGATCTATCTGAACGCAGGGGGGAATGACCTGCACGCCGGACGCACACCTGAGGAAGTGCTGGCCTCGTTTGAGGCCTTTGTGAACAAGGTGCATGAGGGGCTGCCGGGGACGCCGGTGGCTTTCATCTCGATCCCGCCCTCGCCAGCACGCTGGGATGAGGTGGAGCAGGTGAAAAAGGCAAATGCGCTGATCGCCGAGGCCTGCGCGAAGCAAGGGGTGGATTTTATCGAGATTTTTTCCCTGATGCTGGGAGCGGATGGCAAGCCGCGCCCTGAGCTGTATGTGGAGGACAAGCTGCACTTCAGCGAAGCCGGCTACGATGTGGTGACCTCAGCCATCCGCTGGCAGAAGGAGATCCTGGCTTTTGGGAAGCAGGACAAGCAGAAGGCTCCGCCAGAGAATCCGATCGTCTTTACCGGGAGCTCGAGCATCCGCAAATGGGTGACGCTTGAGTCTGATTTTCCGGAGCTGCCGGTGATGAACCGGGGCTTTGGCGGCTCGGAGGTGTTTGATTCCTTCAACTATGCGCACCTGACGGTGATCAAGTACAAGCCCCGGCTGGTGGTGATGTATGCCGGGGGCAATGACATCGCAGGAGGCAAGACGCCGCAGCGGGTGTTTGCGGATTTCAAGGCCTTCGTGGCCAAGGTGCATGCGGCGCTGCCGGAGTGCCGGATCACCTACATCTCAAATGCGCCGAACCCCAGCCGGTGGAAGATGATGGCGCAGATGCGCGAGGCCAGTGCGCTGATCAAGGAGTTTACCAAGACCGACAAGCGGCTGCAGTTTATCAATGTGTATCCGCATATGCTGGGGGCGGACGGCCTGCCGAAGCCGGACATCTTTGTCTCCGACAAGCTGCATATGAATGCGAAGGGTTATGCGATCTGGAAGGAAGTGGTGGGGCCGTATTTGAAGTAG
- the glgX gene encoding glycogen debranching protein GlgX, with protein MQPLLTSLKRKFARKPSAPLPNRAAQSDSSLPVSFEIHGESLSPGVTLLSGSARFVVHSRHAIAMDLCLYDPKDATRETARIRMERTECDLWHATVRGVRAGTLYGYRAHGPWLPQNAMRFNAKKLMLDPYARAIHGRPDEADHMRTQPDPRHSQGRFDNGAHALKSVVVDESFDWSGDTRPRIPWQDTVICELHVKGFTQTHPDVPAALRGTYAGLAHPSVTSYLRQLGITSVQLLPVHQHLDDGFLLGRGLTNYWGYNTIGFFAPHNTYAAAKDPQDQVREFKSMVKALHAAGIEVILDVVYNHTAEGNENGPSLLFRGLDDHSYYRHHFGENGADYVNVTGCGNSVDSASTPALRLVLDSLRYWVTEMHVDGFRFDLAVTVARDEKDDFNRQSPFLSAVAQDPVLSRVKLIAEAWDLSRMDSYQVGNFPEPWRELNGKYRDTVRSWWRGDSGATAEFAKRLCGSQDVFGWNQRPPLASINFLTSHDGFTLLDLVSYAEKHNEANKEDNRDGDSNNHSCNCGVEGPTADPAVLQTRARLRRGLIATMMCSIGVPFLTAGDERGRTQKGNNNAYCQDNEISWIDWSICDDDMLHFTRQMTAFRRSHEIFRRSTYFDGKLNPASGLRDVTWLENDGTLLHHEEWHQQTRRCFGALLGSAPDSSSPLLLIFNNSAEPEPFVLPGDDSIVWSLVFDTAMCPSFPAKPHPGLAGATPYNLQAQGVVCLTLASGDRETLEPKI; from the coding sequence ATGCAACCTTTGCTGACCAGCCTGAAACGCAAATTTGCCCGCAAGCCCTCTGCCCCCCTTCCAAACCGTGCGGCGCAGAGCGATTCCTCACTGCCGGTGTCCTTTGAGATTCATGGCGAGTCCCTCTCCCCGGGCGTCACCCTTTTGAGCGGCAGCGCCCGCTTCGTCGTCCACTCCCGGCACGCCATCGCCATGGACCTCTGCCTCTACGATCCGAAGGACGCCACCCGCGAGACCGCCCGCATCCGCATGGAGCGCACCGAGTGCGATCTCTGGCACGCCACCGTGCGCGGCGTGCGCGCCGGCACCCTTTACGGTTACCGCGCCCACGGCCCCTGGCTGCCGCAAAATGCCATGCGCTTCAATGCCAAAAAGCTCATGCTCGACCCCTACGCCCGCGCCATCCACGGCAGACCGGACGAGGCAGACCACATGCGCACCCAGCCGGACCCGCGCCACTCCCAGGGCCGTTTTGACAACGGTGCCCATGCCCTCAAAAGCGTCGTCGTCGATGAATCCTTCGACTGGTCTGGCGATACCAGACCCCGCATCCCCTGGCAGGACACCGTCATCTGCGAGCTTCATGTCAAGGGCTTCACCCAGACCCACCCAGATGTCCCCGCTGCCCTGCGCGGCACCTACGCAGGCCTTGCCCATCCCTCCGTCACCTCCTACTTGCGTCAGCTCGGCATCACCAGCGTCCAGCTTCTTCCAGTCCATCAGCATCTGGACGATGGCTTTCTCCTCGGCCGGGGGCTCACCAATTACTGGGGCTACAATACCATCGGCTTCTTCGCCCCGCACAATACCTATGCCGCCGCAAAGGATCCTCAGGACCAGGTGCGCGAGTTCAAGAGCATGGTCAAAGCCCTCCACGCCGCAGGCATCGAGGTCATCTTGGACGTGGTGTACAATCACACCGCCGAAGGCAACGAAAACGGCCCCTCCCTCTTGTTCCGTGGTCTGGATGATCACAGCTACTACCGCCATCATTTCGGCGAAAATGGAGCCGACTACGTCAATGTCACCGGCTGCGGCAATTCTGTGGATTCCGCCAGCACCCCTGCCCTCCGCCTCGTTCTCGACAGCCTCCGCTACTGGGTCACCGAGATGCACGTGGACGGCTTCCGCTTCGACCTCGCCGTCACCGTCGCGCGAGATGAAAAAGACGACTTCAACCGCCAGTCCCCCTTCCTCAGCGCCGTGGCTCAGGACCCCGTGCTCTCGCGGGTCAAGCTCATTGCCGAGGCCTGGGATCTCTCACGCATGGACAGCTACCAGGTCGGCAATTTCCCCGAGCCCTGGCGCGAGCTCAATGGCAAGTACCGCGACACCGTGCGCAGCTGGTGGCGGGGAGATTCGGGAGCCACCGCCGAGTTTGCCAAGCGCCTCTGTGGCAGCCAGGACGTTTTCGGCTGGAATCAGCGCCCCCCACTAGCCAGCATCAATTTCCTCACCTCGCACGATGGCTTCACCCTCCTCGATCTCGTCAGCTACGCGGAAAAGCACAACGAGGCCAACAAGGAGGACAACCGTGACGGCGACAGCAACAACCACAGCTGCAACTGCGGTGTGGAAGGCCCCACTGCGGACCCCGCCGTTCTCCAGACCCGCGCACGCTTACGCCGCGGTCTCATCGCCACCATGATGTGCTCCATCGGCGTCCCCTTCCTCACTGCTGGCGACGAGCGTGGCCGCACTCAAAAAGGCAACAACAACGCCTACTGCCAGGACAACGAAATAAGCTGGATCGACTGGAGCATCTGCGATGACGACATGCTCCACTTCACCCGCCAGATGACCGCCTTCCGGCGCAGCCACGAGATTTTCCGCCGCAGCACCTACTTCGATGGCAAGCTCAACCCTGCCAGCGGCCTTCGAGACGTCACTTGGCTGGAAAACGACGGCACCCTCCTCCACCACGAGGAGTGGCATCAGCAGACCCGACGCTGCTTCGGTGCCCTTCTCGGATCCGCCCCAGACTCCTCCAGCCCCCTCCTGCTCATCTTCAATAACAGCGCCGAGCCCGAGCCCTTCGTTCTGCCGGGAGATGACAGCATCGTCTGGTCCCTCGTCTTCGATACCGCCATGTGCCCCTCCTTCCCCGCCAAGCCCCATCCCGGCCTCGCAGGAGCCACTCCTTATAACCTTCAAGCTCAAGGAGTTGTCTGCCTTACCCTGGCCTCTGGCGACCGCGAGACCTTGGAACCTAAAATCTAG